A window of Clostridium novyi genomic DNA:
GCTAGATTACTTTGAATTTGCATACTTTCTTCTGGTCCCATAAATATTTTTCTACCATCTATATGTGATCTAAAGTAAACTCCTTCTTCTTTAATCTCTCTCATTTTTGCTAATGAAAAAACTTGAAATCCACCTGAATCTGTAAGAATAGGTCTATCCCAATTCATAAATTTATGTAATCCACCTAGTTTTTTTATAACTTTATCACCTGGTCTTAAATGTAAATGATATGTATTAGATAATTCTACTTGGCATCTTATATCCTTTAAATCCATAGTAGATACAGCTCCTTTAATGGCAGCAAGTGTACCTACATTCATAAATACTGGCGTTTGTATTACTCCATGAGGAGTTATAAATTCTCCTCTTCTAGCACTTCCTTCTTTTTTGTGTAATTTAAACACTTTATTTTCCCCTTCCTATTATTATTGTTAATTTTTCTCCGTTAATTTTTTATTTTAAAAACATAGCATCTCCAAAACTAAAAAATCTATATTTTTCATCAACAGCTTCTTTATATGCATTCATTATATTTTCTCTGCTTGAAAATGCACTTACAAGCATAAGTAATGTTGATTGTGGTAAATGGAAGTTAGTTATCAATCTATCTACTATTTTAAATTTATATCCTGGATACATAAATATATCAGTCCATCCTGATGTTTCTTTAACTTTTCCATTTTCATCACCTATAGTTTCAAGAGTTCTACATGATGTTGTACCAACTGCAATTACTTTTCCACCATTCTCTTTGGTTTTATTGATAATATCCGCTGTTTCTTTTGACATTGTATAATATTCTGAGTGCATATGATGTTCTTCAATGTCTTCAACCTTAACTGGTCTAAAAGTCCCAAGACCTACATGAAGTGTTACAAAAGCAATTTTTACACCTTTATTTTCTATCTCCTTTAAAAGTTCTTTTGTAAAATGAAGTCCCGCTGTTGGCGCAGCAGCTGAACCTTTTTCTTTTGAATATACAGTTTGATATCTTTCTTTATCATCTAATTTTTCTGTTATATAAGGTGGCAATGGCATTTGTCCTAATTTATCCAATACTTCTTCAAATATACCTTCATATTCAAATTCAATTATTCTACTACCATCTTCACCCATACCCTTAACTTCCGCTTTTAATTCTCCTGAACCAAAAACAAATCTAGCTCCGATTTTAGCCTTTTTTCCTGGTTTAACTAAAGTTTCCCACTTATCCCCTTCTATTCTTTTCAAAAGTAGAAACTCTATTTTTCCACCTGTATTTTCTTTTTCCCCTATAAGTCTTGCAGGAAGAACTCTTGTATTATTTAATACTAAACAATCTCCTTCATTAAAATATCCTAATATATCTTTAAAAATTTTATGTTCTATATGTCCACTTTTTCTATCTACCACCATTAATCTTGACTCATCTCTTTTTTCCATAGGATGTTGTGCAATTAATTCTTCTGGTAAATAAAAATCAAAATCTTTAACTTTCACTATTGTCACTCCTCTTAAGTTAACTTAATCTGTTCTTTAAAATCTCTTTTTAAATGCTTATAAGCCTTTTCCGTTGCCTTTCTTCCTCTTGGCATCCTAATTATAAACCCTTTTTGAAGAAGATATGGTTCATATACATCCTGTATAGTATCTAATTCTTCTCCTATAAAATAAGCTAAAGTCTCAAGTCCAACTGGACCACCTTTAAAATTATCAATTATAGCTTCAAGAATTCTATTATCTATATTATCAAATCCCTCCTTATCAATTTCTAAAAGTTCTAAAGCACTTTGAGCAATATTAATATCGATAATCCCATTACCTTTAACATCGCAATAGTCTCTAACTCTTTTTAAAATTCTATTAGCAATTCTTGGTGTACCCCTTGATCTTCTTGCAATTTCAAAAGCTGCATCCTCTGTTGTTACTACACCCAAAATTTTTGAAGATCTTAAAACTATCTCTTTTAACTCATCCTCATTATAGAATTCCATTGCACTCAAAACACCAAATCTATCTCTTAGGGGAGAAGTTAAAAGCCCCACCCTTGTAGTAGCACCAATCAAAGTAAATTTTGGCAAATCTAATCTTATAGATTTTGCAGCAGCACCTTTTCCTATTACAATATCAAGAACATTATCTTCCATAGCCGGATACATAATTTCTTCCACTGTTCTATTTAATCTATGAATTTCATCTATAAATAACACATCGTAATCGTTTAATGAAGTTAATATAGCAGCCATATCTCCTGCTCTTTCAATGGCTGGTCCTGAGGTAACCTTTAAAGTTCCTCCCATTTCCCTTGCTATTATGTTGGCTAAAGTAGTCTTACCAAGTCCTGGAGGTCCATATAGAAGTACATGATCTAAAGATTCTTGTCTAATCTTAGCAGCTTCTATAAAAATACTAAGTTTTTCTTTTACTTTACTTTGACCTATATACTCAGTAAGTTTTTCAGGTCTTAATGAATGTTCTACATCAAAATCCTCTCTTTTATAAGAAGCAGAAACTATTCTATCCTCCATATCTACTCCTCCTAATTCATTAAATATCTTAAACTATTTTTTATTATTTCTTCAATGCCTTTACTCATATCAACATCTTTTAACGCTTTTTCAGCTTCTTTTTGTGCAAATCCTAAAGCTATTAATGCTTCTAAAGATTCATCATACTTCCTAGTAGAGTTCTTAGATAAATTATCTATATCTTCTAAATTATCTTCATATATTTTTTCTATTTTGTCTTTAAGTTCTAAGGTTATTCTTTGAGCAATTTTCTTGCCTATTCCCGGAGCCTTTGTAAGCATTTTATAGTCTTCTGACAAAATTGATTTTTTTAAATTAGATACATTACTAATAGAAAGTAATGATAATGCAGCTTTACTTCCAACTCCATTTATAGTTAACAATAAATTAAACATAGCCCTTTCTTCCTCAGTTAAAAAACCATATATTCCTATAAAATCTTCTCTAACTATTTGCTCTATGTATATCTTTACTTCTTCATTTATGTTAGGCATATTTGACATAGTATTTCCAGAGGTATATATTTTATATCCTATATTATTACTCTCTACTACTATATAATCCTTATTTAAACTTATGTAAATTCCCTTTATATATTCAAACAAAATATTACCTCCTAGAATCTTTTCCGTATAAATACAATATATATTACTTTAACATTTTAAATTTAAATTATCAAGAATTCTTAAAGGTAAACAGTAAAATAAAATATGAAATGTCTTTATTCAGGCATTTCATATTTTATATCAAAACTCATAATACCATTATTTAATTGATCAATACTTGCAAACTGCATACAATCATCACCTTTTACTAACTTATCTATCTCTTGATCTCTTAGATAATTTACATTAGCTCCTGTTCCTTCTTTATCTAGTATATTTCCCTTTTTATCAAAAACATTTCCTTTATTATCGCTTTTAGCTATTACTATTTCATTGTTTTCTGCCAAAAGCACGTATCTATTAGGTTTATACTTATTAGACTTTCTAACTAGCTCTATTCTGTCATCTCTAATACTTCTTAGAATATATCCTTGACTTTTATATTTTTCTTTTATTTCTGCCACTGTTTTTCCTTCTAATTTTTCATCTTTTGCTTTTCTATTTCTCTCCAACATTATACTACTATTATCACTTTTTACGTATATTTCAAAAAATATATCAGTATTAGATTTTAATACTTTTTTTAAGTTCTCTTCGCTTTCCTTTTCATTTTCAGTAACATGAGCAACTATTCGTTTACCTTTATTATTATATAATCCTAATCCTTTAGTTTTTGTATTTTTTCCTATATAATATCCTAAAACCAAAGTAATACTTATTAATATACTACTAAAAATCATAAAAACTTTTTTATTTGACATAATATCTCTCCTTCCCTTCAAGGATATTATTGCCAAATCATTTAAAGTTATTCACTTCCATTTTAATTAATTTAATAAAAATAGAAGCTATGTGTCTATGACATAGCTTCTATATAAAATTAATCTTCTTTCATTAATTGTGGTAAAATATACTCTCCCATAAATTTATCTAAATCTACTTTTTCTCTAACTTTATCTAATACGCCTCCAACTAATTCTCCTATATATCTAATTAACAAATCCTGCTTCATATCAACTTTTATTTTGTTTTGTTCTTCTTTATTAATACCCATATAGCTAGTTCTTATACCTAAAACTAATCCTGGAACAAGAATATTTTCAACTAACTTTTCATCTTTTATTTTCTGTTTTGCTTTATTTACCATAGTACTACTTGCTAAAGTTATGTTTTCTCCAAATTCATTAATTCTTTTTTTTATTTTTTCATTTTTTTCCTTATTGATTTTTTTATCTTTTTTAATATTTTTTAAATTTAATTTCTTATTATTACAACAGTTTAAATAAAGAATATAGTTATATTTTATAGCGTGTTTTATTTCATCCGTTATAATTTCAAATACTATATCCCTGTAAACACTATATGGCGGAAACATACGAAGTATTGTTCTATATTTTTCTACAGCATGTAATTCTCTAAATAACGCTTGTTCTATTCCTGAAATATATGATTCGGGTTTTTTAAAATTTTCTTCATCTTTTATTACCACTTCTTGTCCTGTTAGATCTTTATAAATATTTCTATAAATTTTATTATGTTTTCTTTCATCGTCTCTTATTGAAATTATAATATCTTTTTGTTCTTGAGTTGGAGCTAATTTAATTAAATAATCATAAAACATCTCATCTTCTTTTTCTCCCTCAACGGAACTTTTTATTAACGGTAATATCTTCTGGGAATCATATTCATCATTATTCATATAATTATTATATGGATCCATATAATTTCTTATATATGCCATTAAAATTATACCTCCTAAATTTTAATATCCATATATAATATGAAAGTATAGCTTAACTTGTACCCGAATACTTAATGCTAATCATTTAACTTTTACTCAAACACATCATCTTCTATTTCTTCTTTTGGTAAATTCAATCTATATTGTTCCATTAATTCTTTAGTTAAAATAATAGTACCTATAATTGAAATAATACTCCCCCACAATTTACTATTATTAAGATTTTCAGGTATTGGGTTTTTACTTATATAATTTTCTACAAATTGAAAAATAGTAACTACAAATAAAATAAATGCAGATAAAAAATTTATAATTGCTGCTTTTATAATATCTTCCTTGTCATCACTAAAACTTAATATACCATTTCCTATAAACGCCAGTTTCACTGCTACCTTAAAAAGCCTTGCAGAATTTTTCAGTAATTCCTGGGATAATTTTTCTATATAAAGCTCTTCTTCATTCTTTGTATTTCTTCTCTTCATATTCTTATTTATAATACTTTTATATTTATTAGATGACATAATTATCACTCTTCTCTATTTAATAATATAATATTTATATTTTTCATTTATGTTGCATTAATTTTCTGTGATAATATATAATTTCATTAAAATATATATACTCCTATTGAAAAATAACCATACTTGTATTATTATAAATATAAATGTATAAATATAAAAAATAATTTAATAAGTTGATTATGTGTATATGGATAATAAAACTTCAACTTTTTTAGTTTGTTTAAGGAGGATATTATGTCAGAAATAACTAAGTATAAATTTAAAAAAAACTATCCATTAAAATCTTATATTAAATTTTTTATACCATCTTTTATAGGCGTATTCCTATT
This region includes:
- the ruvB gene encoding Holliday junction branch migration DNA helicase RuvB, with product MEDRIVSASYKREDFDVEHSLRPEKLTEYIGQSKVKEKLSIFIEAAKIRQESLDHVLLYGPPGLGKTTLANIIAREMGGTLKVTSGPAIERAGDMAAILTSLNDYDVLFIDEIHRLNRTVEEIMYPAMEDNVLDIVIGKGAAAKSIRLDLPKFTLIGATTRVGLLTSPLRDRFGVLSAMEFYNEDELKEIVLRSSKILGVVTTEDAAFEIARRSRGTPRIANRILKRVRDYCDVKGNGIIDINIAQSALELLEIDKEGFDNIDNRILEAIIDNFKGGPVGLETLAYFIGEELDTIQDVYEPYLLQKGFIIRMPRGRKATEKAYKHLKRDFKEQIKLT
- the ruvA gene encoding Holliday junction branch migration protein RuvA, with translation MFEYIKGIYISLNKDYIVVESNNIGYKIYTSGNTMSNMPNINEEVKIYIEQIVREDFIGIYGFLTEEERAMFNLLLTINGVGSKAALSLLSISNVSNLKKSILSEDYKMLTKAPGIGKKIAQRITLELKDKIEKIYEDNLEDIDNLSKNSTRKYDESLEALIALGFAQKEAEKALKDVDMSKGIEEIIKNSLRYLMN
- a CDS encoding ferritin-like domain-containing protein, coding for MAYIRNYMDPYNNYMNNDEYDSQKILPLIKSSVEGEKEDEMFYDYLIKLAPTQEQKDIIISIRDDERKHNKIYRNIYKDLTGQEVVIKDEENFKKPESYISGIEQALFRELHAVEKYRTILRMFPPYSVYRDIVFEIITDEIKHAIKYNYILYLNCCNNKKLNLKNIKKDKKINKEKNEKIKKRINEFGENITLASSTMVNKAKQKIKDEKLVENILVPGLVLGIRTSYMGINKEEQNKIKVDMKQDLLIRYIGELVGGVLDKVREKVDLDKFMGEYILPQLMKED
- the queA gene encoding tRNA preQ1(34) S-adenosylmethionine ribosyltransferase-isomerase QueA, with protein sequence MKVKDFDFYLPEELIAQHPMEKRDESRLMVVDRKSGHIEHKIFKDILGYFNEGDCLVLNNTRVLPARLIGEKENTGGKIEFLLLKRIEGDKWETLVKPGKKAKIGARFVFGSGELKAEVKGMGEDGSRIIEFEYEGIFEEVLDKLGQMPLPPYITEKLDDKERYQTVYSKEKGSAAAPTAGLHFTKELLKEIENKGVKIAFVTLHVGLGTFRPVKVEDIEEHHMHSEYYTMSKETADIINKTKENGGKVIAVGTTSCRTLETIGDENGKVKETSGWTDIFMYPGYKFKIVDRLITNFHLPQSTLLMLVSAFSSRENIMNAYKEAVDEKYRFFSFGDAMFLK